The Sporosarcina ureae genome includes a region encoding these proteins:
- the menC gene encoding o-succinylbenzoate synthase, with protein sequence MKIKSITLRRMNMTMKHPFTTSFGTIQQKDFLLATVADADGHEGWGESVAFTAPWYSEETTETAIHMLRDFLIPAVLGKTIKHPDEVSGLFGHIRKNNMAKATIEGAVWDVYAKHHHMTLAAALGGQRQRIEVGISIGIEEHVEGLLANITSFIDEGYKRIKVKIKPGYDVEVIRAIREIYPDVPLMADANSAYTLDDVELLKELDQFNLMMIEQPLASDDIIDHATLQKQITTPICLDESIHSLEDTRKAIELGSCKIINVKIGRVGGLSEAKKIHDYCATKGIDVWCGGMLESGIGRAQNVALTTLPNFTLPGDTAGSSRYWEQDIITPEVVTNKGYITVPTEDGIGYAPNMEAIEKFTVDKWVFSAE encoded by the coding sequence ATGAAAATTAAGTCAATAACACTTCGTAGAATGAACATGACCATGAAACATCCATTTACTACAAGTTTCGGGACGATTCAGCAGAAGGACTTTTTGTTAGCAACTGTCGCAGACGCGGATGGTCATGAAGGATGGGGGGAGTCTGTTGCATTTACGGCCCCTTGGTATAGCGAAGAAACAACAGAAACGGCAATTCATATGCTGCGTGATTTCTTGATACCTGCAGTACTTGGTAAAACTATTAAACACCCCGACGAGGTAAGTGGTTTGTTTGGACATATCCGCAAAAACAATATGGCTAAGGCGACAATTGAAGGAGCGGTATGGGATGTGTATGCCAAGCATCACCATATGACACTTGCTGCTGCACTCGGAGGGCAACGTCAACGTATTGAAGTTGGTATCAGTATTGGAATTGAAGAACATGTTGAGGGTTTATTGGCGAATATTACAAGCTTTATAGATGAAGGATATAAGCGTATTAAAGTAAAAATCAAACCTGGATATGACGTGGAAGTAATCCGCGCTATTCGGGAAATCTATCCAGATGTACCATTAATGGCGGATGCGAACTCTGCTTATACGTTAGATGATGTGGAGTTGTTGAAAGAACTCGATCAATTTAACTTGATGATGATTGAACAACCACTTGCTTCTGACGATATTATTGATCACGCAACACTACAAAAGCAAATTACGACACCGATCTGTCTAGATGAGAGCATTCATTCGTTGGAAGATACGCGCAAAGCTATCGAACTGGGTAGTTGTAAAATTATCAACGTGAAAATTGGTAGAGTAGGTGGTCTGTCAGAAGCAAAAAAAATTCATGATTATTGTGCGACAAAAGGCATTGATGTATGGTGTGGCGGCATGCTGGAATCAGGTATTGGCCGCGCCCAAAATGTAGCGTTGACAACATTACCTAATTTCACGCTTCCTGGCGACACGGCAGGATCTTCACGTTACTGGGAACAAGATATTATTACACCAGAAGTAGTAACTAACAAAGGGTATATTACGGTTCCGACAGAAGATGGAATCGGATATGCTCCTAACATGGAAGCGATTGAAAAGTTCACTGTAGACAAATGGGTATTTTCAGCTGAATAA
- a CDS encoding GNAT family N-acetyltransferase, producing the protein MKKDITVRKVTAIEDIHAVQELEKRIWGMEPIPVHQTITAVKNGGLIVGAFLENRLIGYSYSFAGYSEEKVYLCSHMLAVDEEFQMMGIGKLLKEEQLRLAREMGYQLIVWTFDPLESRNAYLNTAKLYGVCYDYIVNCYGNMNDGLNKGLPTDRFQVAWWIDSPRVLEKWQPVLTYSRPFRIHLDEEMYPVILSPETSEWLQLEAIEVPVPKHIQLMKQQNPQLAYEWRMKTRKIFQQLSSEGFALIDVCRTEEPVQYYRFCKRSVIPLQNQRSLSNEN; encoded by the coding sequence ATGAAAAAGGATATAACAGTCAGAAAAGTGACAGCGATCGAAGACATTCATGCCGTGCAAGAGCTTGAGAAACGAATTTGGGGAATGGAACCAATCCCTGTTCATCAGACGATTACGGCGGTCAAAAATGGTGGCTTAATTGTCGGAGCATTTTTAGAAAATCGTTTGATCGGCTATTCCTATAGCTTTGCAGGATATTCAGAAGAAAAAGTATATCTATGCTCTCACATGCTAGCGGTAGATGAAGAATTTCAAATGATGGGTATTGGTAAACTTTTAAAGGAAGAACAACTTCGTCTGGCACGGGAAATGGGCTATCAATTGATCGTTTGGACATTCGATCCACTCGAAAGTCGCAACGCCTACTTGAATACTGCCAAGCTATATGGCGTGTGTTATGACTATATAGTCAATTGCTATGGGAATATGAATGATGGGTTAAACAAAGGCTTGCCGACTGATCGTTTTCAAGTAGCCTGGTGGATTGATAGCCCGCGTGTATTGGAAAAATGGCAACCTGTTCTTACATATAGTCGTCCTTTTCGAATTCATTTGGACGAAGAGATGTATCCCGTCATACTTTCACCAGAAACTAGTGAATGGCTACAGTTAGAAGCAATAGAAGTACCAGTGCCTAAACATATTCAACTGATGAAACAACAAAATCCGCAATTAGCCTATGAATGGCGAATGAAGACGAGAAAAATATTTCAGCAATTGAGTAGCGAAGGATTTGCTTTGATCGATGTATGCAGGACAGAGGAACCTGTTCAGTATTATCGTTTCTGCAAGCGATCCGTGATTCCGTTGCAAAATCAAAGGAGTTTATCCAATGAAAATTAA
- a CDS encoding M20 peptidase aminoacylase family protein: MNEQVQLLKPKLDEVFAHLHSHPEVSWKETETTTYLKEFLEREGFQVNLFDGITGLSVTIGEGKPVVGLRVDIDALWQEVDGVYQANHSCGHDGHMTMGIGALLMAKKRGIPQQGTLKVFFQPAEEKGEGALAVLEQGLIDDIDYLFGVHVRAADEMADGCSAASLRHGAAKMISGTIKGTEAHGARPHQGKNAIEVGASLVGGLQSIHCNPMVSHTAKMTMFQAGGESANIIPGNAKFSLDLRAQENDVMNELYEQVERVIQAVERQYDVEINYKVMAEMVAAEVDAEAEDLMHQAIVKVIGKEQATRSVVTPGGEDFHFYSVRRPNVKSTMLGLGCGLTPGLHHPNMTFNQDALATGVEILTTAIELTFQSKN; this comes from the coding sequence ATGAATGAGCAAGTACAATTATTGAAGCCCAAACTAGATGAAGTGTTTGCACATTTACACAGTCACCCCGAAGTTAGTTGGAAGGAAACAGAAACGACAACCTACTTGAAAGAATTTCTTGAACGTGAAGGATTTCAAGTGAATTTATTCGACGGCATAACAGGTTTATCCGTGACAATCGGTGAAGGTAAACCGGTAGTCGGGTTACGCGTGGATATCGATGCATTATGGCAGGAAGTGGATGGCGTTTATCAAGCGAATCATTCATGCGGACATGATGGACATATGACAATGGGAATTGGTGCCTTGCTTATGGCGAAAAAGCGTGGAATTCCTCAACAAGGAACATTGAAAGTATTCTTCCAGCCAGCAGAAGAGAAGGGTGAAGGCGCGTTAGCTGTTCTTGAACAAGGATTAATTGATGATATCGATTACTTATTTGGTGTTCATGTACGGGCAGCAGATGAAATGGCGGACGGTTGTTCGGCTGCTTCACTGCGACACGGGGCGGCAAAAATGATTAGTGGAACGATAAAAGGAACGGAAGCACATGGCGCAAGACCACATCAAGGAAAAAATGCAATTGAGGTCGGTGCCTCGTTAGTGGGAGGCTTGCAGTCCATTCATTGTAATCCGATGGTTTCTCATACCGCAAAGATGACGATGTTCCAAGCGGGAGGCGAATCCGCCAACATTATTCCAGGAAACGCGAAATTCAGTTTGGATTTACGTGCCCAAGAAAATGATGTCATGAATGAATTATATGAACAAGTAGAACGTGTAATTCAAGCGGTAGAAAGGCAGTACGATGTAGAAATCAACTATAAAGTTATGGCGGAAATGGTTGCGGCGGAAGTAGATGCCGAAGCAGAAGATCTCATGCATCAGGCGATAGTTAAAGTCATTGGCAAAGAACAGGCTACACGTAGCGTTGTTACACCCGGAGGAGAAGATTTTCACTTTTATTCTGTCCGACGACCGAATGTCAAAAGTACAATGCTTGGATTGGGATGTGGCTTAACACCAGGACTTCACCATCCAAATATGACTTTTAATCAAGATGCGTTGGCAACGGGAGTCGAAATTTTGACAACTGCCATCGAGTTAACATTCCAATCTAAAAACTAG
- the cyoE gene encoding heme o synthase, with product MTKEAHVVSSTTQSRSASAFFSDIKSLVKGPVLIANIFPVFTGFWLALYFSGMTLSGNWGVFLLTMIGSTFLVAGALVMNNWFDSDIDTVMERTKKRPTVTGSFALKTVLKIGLILSGIGMLLLLFTTLEAAIYAFIGWFTYVIPYTMWSKRKYTLNTVIGSVSGAVTPLIGWAAIMSANHIVPIVLVAILFIWQMPHTFAIAMKKYEDYSAANVAMLPVVYGFTITKRQMLVYVLCLLPLPFLLTMFGATFIIIATLMNLGYIAASIYGFYAKDDYKWANFMFLYSVNYMTLLFGMMILWTF from the coding sequence ATGACGAAAGAAGCCCATGTTGTTTCGAGTACGACTCAAAGCCGCTCGGCGTCTGCCTTCTTCTCGGATATTAAATCATTAGTTAAAGGACCTGTACTGATCGCGAATATTTTTCCGGTCTTTACGGGGTTTTGGTTGGCATTATATTTTTCAGGCATGACACTTTCAGGTAACTGGGGTGTGTTTTTGCTAACCATGATAGGTAGCACCTTCCTTGTTGCGGGTGCACTTGTAATGAATAACTGGTTTGATTCTGATATTGATACGGTGATGGAGAGAACAAAAAAACGTCCGACTGTGACAGGAAGTTTTGCTTTGAAAACCGTGTTGAAAATCGGTTTGATATTGTCGGGAATTGGCATGTTATTATTATTATTCACTACATTAGAAGCGGCGATTTATGCATTTATCGGATGGTTTACGTATGTAATACCCTATACGATGTGGTCTAAACGTAAATATACATTAAATACAGTCATTGGTAGTGTGTCGGGAGCAGTTACTCCCCTTATAGGTTGGGCAGCTATCATGTCAGCGAATCATATTGTACCTATTGTTTTAGTCGCTATACTATTCATTTGGCAAATGCCTCATACATTTGCAATTGCTATGAAAAAGTACGAAGATTATAGTGCAGCTAACGTAGCGATGTTGCCCGTCGTTTATGGCTTTACTATCACAAAACGACAAATGCTTGTGTATGTATTATGTTTATTGCCGTTACCATTTTTATTAACGATGTTCGGTGCAACGTTCATAATCATTGCGACATTGATGAACCTTGGATACATTGCGGCTAGTATCTATGGTTTTTATGCAAAAGATGATTATAAGTGGGCTAACTTCATGTTCCTATATTCTGTCAATTATATGACGCTATTATTCGGCATGATGATCCTTTGGACTTTTTAA
- a CDS encoding ABC transporter substrate-binding protein — MRKIMLFLSVFSLLLVTACGNSDSKDSISTIKLADAGWDSIRIHNSIAQIILEEGYGYDTEIVNGTTSATFQALQQGDLQVYTEVWSDNLGDAYTNAIDSGDIESISTNFDDNSQGLYVPTYVIKGDPERNIKAMAPDLKTVKDLKKYPELFQDPENKDKGRIIGAPSSWVVSKHLGEKLETYGLNDKFTYLAPGSDSSIVADLASAYKKGEPWVGYYWSPTWVTATYDLTLLEDEPFDREAWDQDRSGEFPPNDVYISVHKDLKTQAPEVVEFFSHYETSSALTEEALEYMGETEANPEDTAKWFMKENEELWTSWVPEDVAEKVKAAL, encoded by the coding sequence TTGAGAAAGATTATGTTGTTTTTATCCGTCTTTTCATTACTACTAGTAACAGCGTGCGGTAATAGTGACAGCAAAGATTCAATTAGCACAATTAAACTAGCGGATGCAGGATGGGATAGTATTCGTATCCATAACAGTATTGCACAGATTATTTTAGAAGAAGGCTACGGCTATGACACAGAAATAGTCAATGGCACTACTTCTGCAACATTCCAAGCATTACAGCAAGGTGATCTACAAGTGTATACAGAGGTTTGGTCTGATAACTTGGGTGACGCGTATACAAACGCAATCGACAGTGGTGACATTGAATCCATTTCAACAAACTTCGACGATAACTCTCAAGGCCTGTATGTTCCTACGTACGTTATTAAAGGTGATCCAGAGCGTAATATTAAAGCAATGGCTCCAGATTTAAAAACGGTAAAGGATTTAAAGAAGTATCCTGAACTATTCCAAGATCCTGAAAACAAGGATAAAGGACGCATCATTGGTGCACCATCTAGCTGGGTCGTTAGTAAACACTTAGGTGAAAAGTTAGAAACTTACGGATTAAATGACAAGTTTACGTATTTAGCTCCAGGTTCCGACTCTTCTATCGTAGCGGACTTAGCTAGCGCATATAAAAAAGGCGAGCCATGGGTAGGGTATTACTGGTCACCTACTTGGGTCACTGCGACTTATGATTTAACACTTTTAGAAGACGAGCCATTTGACCGAGAAGCTTGGGATCAAGATAGGTCTGGTGAATTCCCTCCTAATGATGTCTACATCAGTGTCCATAAAGACTTGAAAACACAAGCTCCTGAAGTAGTTGAGTTTTTCAGCCATTACGAAACTAGCAGTGCATTGACAGAAGAAGCATTAGAGTATATGGGTGAAACTGAAGCGAATCCAGAAGACACTGCAAAGTGGTTCATGAAAGAAAATGAAGAACTTTGGACTTCATGGGTGCCTGAAGATGTGGCGGAGAAAGTAAAAGCAGCACTGTAA
- a CDS encoding ABC transporter permease yields the protein MEKFIDFLAMNFGWLFDFIFTIASTTIRTIETALLATPWWAIMIVVFLLGWYLNSILNGVMFATFIFLIGTFNLWEDTMTTVAIIVISVVLSLAIGIPVGILMAFSKTFSVIMRPLLDAMQTMPTFVYLIPVIFFFPLGNVPAIIATIIYALPPVIRLTELGIRNVDSEVIESAESFGSSRNQMLVKVQLPQALPTMMAGINQTTMMALSMAVVGSMVGAHGLGERVLYSINQINISLGFEAGISIVFLAIIIDRLTNGVANRLQSTGRRSA from the coding sequence GTGGAAAAGTTTATTGATTTTCTTGCAATGAACTTTGGCTGGCTTTTTGATTTCATCTTCACTATTGCTTCCACAACAATCCGCACGATTGAAACAGCTTTGCTCGCTACGCCTTGGTGGGCGATCATGATTGTCGTTTTCCTACTTGGTTGGTATTTAAACTCCATTTTAAATGGTGTCATGTTTGCCACCTTTATCTTTTTGATTGGTACTTTCAATTTATGGGAGGATACGATGACAACAGTTGCTATTATCGTAATTTCTGTTGTACTGTCCCTAGCAATTGGAATTCCAGTCGGTATTTTGATGGCATTTAGCAAAACATTTTCTGTCATCATGCGTCCTCTATTGGATGCTATGCAGACGATGCCTACATTCGTCTACTTAATACCTGTAATCTTCTTCTTTCCTCTGGGGAACGTTCCCGCAATTATTGCAACCATCATTTACGCGTTACCTCCAGTTATTCGATTAACAGAACTCGGTATTCGAAACGTCGATTCTGAAGTGATTGAGTCAGCTGAATCATTTGGATCTTCTAGAAATCAAATGCTAGTGAAAGTACAATTACCTCAAGCATTGCCTACTATGATGGCGGGAATCAACCAAACTACGATGATGGCTCTTTCCATGGCTGTTGTGGGTTCCATGGTTGGTGCTCACGGTTTGGGTGAACGTGTACTATACTCGATTAACCAGATCAATATTTCATTAGGATTCGAAGCTGGGATTAGTATCGTATTCCTAGCCATTATTATTGACCGTTTAACAAATGGAGTGGCGAATCGCCTACAAAGTACAGGGAGGAGATCAGCATGA
- a CDS encoding quaternary amine ABC transporter ATP-binding protein, translated as MTVKLKVENVTKIFGPRPKRVIPMIEKGATKREILEKTGHTVGVYNANMEIMEGETFVIMGLSGSGKSTLIRCFNLLNKPTSGAIYVDGENIVNYNKEQLKFFRQKKIAMVFQHFGLFSHRTVMENIEYGLEIRGLSKSERRDIAQKHIDTVGLKGYENQYPDELSGGMRQRVGIARALTNDPDILLMDEPFSALDPLIRREMQMELLDIQTRLQKTIIFITHDVNEAFRIGDRVAVMKDGHVEQIGTPEELLETPANDYIIDFTREIDRSKVLQAMNIMSKPLSVMNGKDGLHVAIKNMEEHGISSVFITNRERQLLGLVTIDCAIEGVKNKKTLEEVMITDVLTATPEEYVQDIIPRVLDSKYPLVVIDETNRIEGIILRVHVLSSIISNSADDEEEETLITPVETVKVTE; from the coding sequence ATGACCGTTAAACTCAAAGTAGAAAATGTCACGAAGATCTTTGGACCTCGCCCAAAGAGAGTCATTCCTATGATTGAAAAAGGAGCTACTAAACGGGAGATCCTTGAAAAGACTGGACATACAGTAGGTGTCTATAACGCCAACATGGAAATTATGGAAGGTGAGACTTTCGTAATTATGGGTCTATCCGGAAGTGGTAAATCAACATTAATTCGTTGCTTCAACTTATTGAACAAGCCTACGTCAGGTGCGATTTATGTAGATGGCGAGAATATTGTCAACTACAATAAAGAACAGTTGAAGTTTTTCCGTCAGAAGAAAATTGCGATGGTCTTTCAACACTTTGGTTTATTCAGCCATAGAACAGTTATGGAAAATATTGAATACGGTCTGGAAATTCGCGGTTTATCAAAAAGCGAACGTCGTGATATCGCGCAAAAGCATATTGATACAGTAGGGCTGAAAGGATATGAAAATCAATACCCTGATGAATTGTCAGGTGGTATGCGTCAGCGTGTAGGTATTGCACGAGCTTTGACGAATGATCCCGATATTCTGTTAATGGACGAGCCATTCAGTGCGCTTGATCCGTTGATTCGAAGAGAAATGCAAATGGAACTTCTAGATATCCAGACACGTCTTCAAAAAACTATCATCTTCATCACGCATGATGTCAATGAAGCATTCCGTATCGGTGACCGCGTGGCGGTTATGAAAGATGGTCACGTAGAGCAAATCGGTACACCTGAAGAACTATTAGAAACACCTGCAAACGATTATATTATTGACTTTACTCGTGAAATCGACCGTTCAAAAGTGTTACAAGCGATGAATATCATGTCAAAACCATTGAGCGTGATGAACGGTAAAGATGGTTTGCATGTTGCGATTAAAAACATGGAAGAACACGGTATTTCTAGTGTTTTCATTACAAATCGTGAACGACAGTTGCTCGGCTTAGTCACAATTGACTGTGCGATTGAAGGCGTGAAAAACAAAAAAACATTGGAAGAAGTAATGATAACTGATGTATTGACCGCCACTCCAGAAGAATATGTACAAGACATTATTCCTCGTGTTCTAGATTCTAAATACCCACTCGTTGTGATAGATGAAACGAACCGAATTGAAGGTATTATTTTACGAGTTCATGTACTTTCAAGTATTATTAGCAACTCCGCTGACGACGAAGAAGAGGAAACACTAATTACTCCAGTTGAAACAGTTAAAGTAACTGAATAA
- the cobT gene encoding nicotinate-nucleotide--dimethylbenzimidazole phosphoribosyltransferase, which produces MKQYTIPALDVSAGAEAKAYVDTLTKPIGSLGKLEEIVVTLAEIQGKKKPSIHQLGVLVFAADHGVVEEGISAFPQLVTRQMVQNMAVGGAAINVFSRQQQAEFSLVDVGVMGEPFSAPVKDRKIRQGSENFLRTEAMTQEEVERALEIGYEEAMTLFGKGVDFLVVGEVGIGNTTTSSAVVAAITGLDPAELVGYGTGISSEQHLHKIKVVREALALHQPTPSDGYDVLRKVGGLELAAMVGAMLAAASKRVPIILDGFISTAAACVAETISQGATGYMLLGHQSMEPGHQKAFQYLGKEPILSLSMRLGEGTGAAVAFSIIQSAILMINEMATFESAGVSGKN; this is translated from the coding sequence TTGAAACAGTATACTATCCCTGCATTGGACGTCTCAGCAGGTGCGGAAGCAAAGGCGTATGTAGATACATTGACGAAGCCTATCGGAAGTTTAGGGAAGTTGGAAGAAATCGTGGTCACATTGGCTGAGATTCAAGGCAAGAAGAAGCCTAGCATACATCAATTAGGTGTATTAGTATTTGCAGCAGATCACGGAGTTGTAGAAGAGGGAATTTCAGCTTTTCCTCAACTCGTCACACGTCAGATGGTACAGAATATGGCGGTAGGCGGAGCGGCCATCAATGTCTTCAGCAGACAGCAACAAGCAGAATTTTCATTGGTTGATGTGGGGGTGATGGGAGAGCCATTTTCAGCACCTGTGAAAGACCGGAAGATTCGACAGGGGTCGGAGAACTTTTTACGTACCGAGGCGATGACTCAAGAAGAAGTAGAACGAGCGCTGGAGATTGGTTATGAAGAAGCGATGACGCTATTTGGAAAAGGTGTAGATTTCTTAGTTGTAGGGGAAGTTGGTATTGGTAATACTACGACAAGCAGTGCCGTAGTGGCGGCCATAACAGGTCTAGATCCAGCAGAGCTGGTTGGTTATGGAACAGGGATATCCTCTGAACAACATCTTCATAAAATTAAAGTGGTTCGGGAAGCGCTAGCTCTTCATCAACCTACCCCCTCAGACGGCTATGATGTATTACGTAAGGTAGGGGGGCTAGAATTGGCTGCGATGGTAGGGGCCATGCTTGCAGCTGCCTCTAAGCGCGTGCCAATCATTTTAGACGGATTTATCTCGACTGCAGCAGCCTGTGTGGCGGAAACTATAAGCCAAGGCGCAACAGGATATATGTTACTTGGTCATCAATCCATGGAACCCGGACATCAAAAGGCATTTCAATATTTAGGAAAAGAACCTATTCTGTCTTTGTCCATGCGACTAGGGGAAGGTACGGGTGCGGCAGTTGCATTTAGTATCATTCAATCGGCTATATTGATGATCAATGAAATGGCAACCTTTGAAAGTGCCGGTGTTTCCGGGAAAAATTAA
- a CDS encoding ferritin, with protein sequence MISEKLAQALNEQMNNEFAAAQTYLSMASYCEYRNYSGFAHFFLQQVEEERQHAMKIYSYLNDRGIRAIITETPAPTTSFDNLVHTFEVALLQEKEVTKSFYQIMDMAWEEKEHATISFLNWFLDEQVEEEATFDRHIEYLKRIREDKNALFIYEKELSTRSFEAE encoded by the coding sequence ATGATTAGTGAAAAATTAGCACAAGCATTGAACGAACAAATGAATAATGAATTCGCCGCAGCACAAACTTACTTATCCATGGCATCTTACTGTGAATATCGCAATTACAGCGGATTTGCGCATTTCTTTCTACAGCAAGTTGAAGAAGAGCGTCAACACGCAATGAAAATCTATTCTTATTTGAACGATCGCGGGATCCGTGCAATTATTACAGAAACACCTGCACCAACTACTTCATTCGATAACTTGGTCCACACGTTTGAAGTGGCATTGCTACAAGAAAAAGAAGTAACAAAATCTTTTTACCAAATTATGGATATGGCATGGGAAGAAAAAGAACATGCAACGATTTCATTTCTAAACTGGTTCCTTGACGAGCAAGTAGAAGAAGAAGCAACGTTTGATCGACATATCGAGTATTTGAAGCGAATCCGTGAAGATAAGAACGCATTGTTCATCTACGAGAAAGAACTTTCCACGCGTTCATTTGAAGCCGAATAA
- a CDS encoding cysteine-rich CWC family protein, whose protein sequence is MKNECPICQGNNLCGSSVESDEHCWCTKKIFTEEVFRQIPEEQLHKQCICEACLNRIARIEKASKRSMNH, encoded by the coding sequence ATGAAAAACGAATGTCCGATTTGCCAGGGGAATAATCTGTGTGGGAGTTCAGTGGAGAGTGACGAACATTGCTGGTGTACAAAGAAAATTTTTACAGAAGAAGTGTTTCGCCAAATACCAGAAGAACAACTGCATAAGCAATGTATATGTGAAGCATGTTTAAACCGTATCGCTAGAATAGAAAAGGCAAGCAAGAGGTCTATGAACCACTAG
- a CDS encoding YcjF family protein, whose protein sequence is MKTPNFMSDESFDEVFKQESDLINEQLQKEILIAMVGDVNAGKSSTLNRLMQKDVAEVGAQPGETKEVKKFYYTDNILFVDTPGLDDIHQEHSNETLKFYNQADVILFFLNAAGTVLSDTELKSLNKIATLNKKIILVLNKIDAADDVPSLVNYVLEHTGFAYPVIPISSKTGEQMEFLQKEILQQLKDANKDLLLAANMADKSSIAKRWILAAGASAATIGAVPIPGADFIPLTTLQVGLMLKLSTLYGKPITKDHAKELIIATIVGNIGKTAFRQIVKVIPGAGMVVAASVAGSMTVALGYAVKYMYEHNMELTPETLKKVYEMFLKKQK, encoded by the coding sequence ATGAAAACACCGAATTTCATGTCAGATGAATCATTTGATGAAGTGTTTAAACAAGAATCTGATCTAATCAACGAACAATTACAAAAAGAAATTCTGATTGCGATGGTCGGGGACGTCAATGCAGGGAAGTCATCTACACTGAATCGTCTTATGCAAAAAGATGTAGCAGAAGTGGGAGCGCAACCTGGGGAAACGAAAGAAGTTAAAAAGTTTTATTACACAGACAACATATTGTTTGTCGACACGCCGGGTCTTGATGATATTCATCAGGAACATTCAAATGAGACGCTGAAGTTTTATAATCAAGCAGATGTGATTTTATTCTTCCTCAATGCAGCGGGTACGGTATTGTCAGATACAGAACTAAAGTCATTGAATAAGATTGCTACACTCAATAAGAAGATTATTCTCGTACTCAATAAAATAGATGCAGCCGATGATGTCCCGAGTTTAGTGAACTATGTTTTGGAGCATACTGGGTTTGCTTATCCGGTTATTCCCATCTCTTCAAAGACAGGAGAGCAAATGGAATTCCTGCAAAAAGAGATTCTTCAGCAATTAAAAGACGCCAATAAAGATCTTTTACTCGCAGCAAATATGGCCGATAAATCATCCATTGCCAAACGATGGATTCTTGCAGCAGGTGCATCAGCCGCTACGATTGGAGCAGTTCCCATTCCGGGTGCTGACTTTATACCGTTGACAACATTGCAAGTGGGCCTCATGTTGAAGTTATCTACATTATATGGAAAACCGATTACAAAAGACCATGCCAAGGAGCTGATCATTGCAACGATCGTAGGGAATATCGGAAAAACAGCTTTTCGTCAAATCGTTAAAGTGATTCCGGGTGCAGGAATGGTCGTTGCCGCAAGTGTTGCCGGGTCTATGACAGTTGCGCTAGGATATGCAGTAAAATATATGTATGAACATAATATGGAACTCACACCTGAGACATTGAAAAAAGTGTATGAAATGTTTTTGAAAAAACAAAAGTAA
- a CDS encoding DUF420 domain-containing protein: MNYTNQTTPPANFKKRNYRPAIIIISVILIGAIGILAGMPGVENFTAFDITILPLLNAIFNSFTFVFLVCALVAILKKNVKLHERFIYAAFGTTALFLVTYVTYHFLSESTPFGGSGFLAGFYYFILFSHIVLAAAIVPLALTSVARAWNMEIPRHRKIARWTMPIWLYVSFTGVLVYILISPYY; this comes from the coding sequence ATGAACTATACGAATCAAACAACACCGCCTGCAAATTTCAAAAAACGGAATTACCGTCCGGCGATTATCATCATCTCTGTCATTCTCATTGGTGCGATAGGTATCTTGGCAGGCATGCCAGGTGTAGAGAATTTCACAGCATTTGATATTACAATCTTGCCTCTATTGAATGCCATATTTAACAGTTTCACTTTTGTTTTTCTTGTTTGTGCATTAGTCGCGATTTTGAAGAAAAATGTCAAACTGCATGAACGTTTTATCTATGCAGCGTTTGGGACAACCGCTTTATTTTTAGTGACATATGTCACATATCACTTTTTATCAGAGTCCACGCCGTTTGGCGGTAGTGGTTTCTTGGCAGGATTCTACTACTTCATCTTGTTCTCACACATCGTGTTAGCCGCTGCGATCGTTCCGCTCGCGCTAACAAGTGTCGCAAGAGCATGGAATATGGAAATCCCGCGTCACCGAAAAATTGCTCGTTGGACGATGCCTATATGGTTATATGTTAGCTTTACAGGAGTCCTTGTGTATATATTGATTTCACCTTATTATTAA